The genomic window ACCGTGGAAGCGATGTCGGCGGACCGAGTCACGATCGGGAGGATCGAGCGACCGTTCGGTGTAAAGGGAGAGGTCAAGGTTCGTTCGTTGAGCGACGTCCCCGGCCGTTTCGATCATCTGGAGAAGGTCAGCGTCGTGGTGTCAGACGGGAGAGCGATCGAGGCGACGGTCACGCACGTGCGGTCGGCTGGTCCCGGTTTCATCATGGGCCTCGAAGGCGTTACGTCCCCTGAGGAAGCAGGGGCATTCCGCGGAGGGCTCATCCAGGTGCCGCGTATGACACATTCCGGGTCGCCAGAACACACCTGCTATGAATGCGATCTTATCGGGATGACGGTGGAGAGTGACATGGGAGACGAAGTCGGGACGATCGAGGCGATCTGGGACGTGCCGGGGAATCATGTACTGGTTGTTCGAAAAGGGTCGCAGGAAGTGTTGATTCCCGCCGCCAAAGACCTGATCACGAAGGTTGACGTGGCAGGGCGCCGGATGACGGTCCGCGCCATCGACGGATTAATCGAGTATCACGATGCGGTGTGACGTTCTCACATTATTCCCGGACATGATCGCCCCGGTGCTCGACCAGAGCATGCTCAAGCGCGCGCAAGAGAAGGGGCTCCTCGAGGTGCGCATCAGGAATCTGCGTGACTACACGCTGGATCGCCACAAAGTTGCTGACGATGTGCCCTACGGCGGAGGGGCCGGGATGGTGATGAAGGCCGAGCCGATCCTGCGTGCCGTGGAGACGATCACGGCCGAGTACCAGCATGCCGGGGAGCACACACGATTGCTCTTCCCGTCTCCGCAAGGCCGGCCCTTTACCCAGGACTATGCGAAGGAACTCGCCGCCGAGAGCCAGAGGCTCATCATCCTGTGCGGACATTATGAAGGGGTCGATGAACGGGTGCGGCTTGCGCTCCAGCCGGAGGAGATGTCGGTAGGAGATTATGTCCTGACCGGCGGAGAATTGCCGGCACTCATCCTCATCGACGCGGCCGCTCGATTGGTTCCCGGTGTACTGGGCGATCCGGAGTCCATCGTCGAGGAATCGTTTTCAGATTCGACGTTGGAGTACCCGCACTATACGAGACCGGCGGAGGTGCGGGGGATGACCGTCCCGGAAGTTTTGCTCTCCGGCCACCATGAGGCGATTCGACTGTGGCGGCGGAAAGAAGCCCTGCGGAACACGTACCGCAGGCGCCCGGACCTCTTGAGGGATCGGGTATTGAATGCAGAAGATCGACGATTACTGGATGAACTTATTCGCGAGGGCGTAGGATCTGCGCCTGTTCGTTGTGGGGAGGGAGGATCACACCATGAATCGGCTTGAACGAATCCAACGCTCGTTGACGAAGAAATCGCTGCCTCGTTTTGAGATTGGCGACACGGTCCGTGTCCACGTGAAAGTCATCGAGGGAGAAAAGGAGCGGATCCAGGTGTATGAGGGCGTAGTGATCGCCCGCAAAGGGACGCTGAACACCGAGATGTTCACCGTGCGCAAAGTGTCCTATGGTGTGGGAGTCGAGCGGATTTTCCCCGTGCACTCACCGATCGTGACGCGCATTGAGGTCGTACGCCAAGGGAAAGTCCGCCGCGCGAAGTTGTATTACCTGCGCGGGAAGAAGGGCAAGTTTGCCAAGGTCGAAGATCGCGAGTTCGTGGGAGAGTCGAAACGCCAGCCCGGAGCCGCTCAGACTGAGCGAGTCTCCGAAGAAACGGCTGAGCCTGCAGGCGCTGCAAAATCATAGTCACAGGCGCTCCGAATCGTTCGCGAGCCTGATCGCGAGTGCCCGCTGGTAGTATGACACCCCAGGGCGATCTCGTGGAACCCACCGACGATTTTGAAGTAGAAGCTCGGAGATGCGGCTATCGGCGTGTCGCCGGTCTTGACGAAGCCGGTCGAGGTCCCCTCGCCGGTCCTGTCGTGGCAGCCGCGGTGATTCTCCCCGCACGCTGCCGTCTTACGGGAATCAACGATTCCAAACAGCTCTCAGAGTCCGAGCGGGAAGGGCTCTACGACGTGATCGTCCGACGGGCGATCGGAGTCGGAATCGGAATTGCCACCGAGCGGGAAATCGACAGCCTGAACATTCTCGAGGCCACACGAACGGCGATGCGTCGGGCGATCGATGCGCTCGCCGTGGCGCCGGATTGTCTGTTGACCGACGCCATGGACCTCCCGGGCCTCGGCATTCCCCTGCGCGCCATCATCAAGGGCGACGCCTTGTCACGCTCGATCGCCGCGGCGTCGATCGTGGCGAAAGTGACGAGGGACCGATTGATGGCGGACTATCATCGGACCTACCCCCAATACAATTTTCTTTCCCATAAGGGATACGGAACGGAAGAACATTTGCAACGATTGGCCGAGTACGGCCCCTGTTCGCTTCATCGGCGGACGTTCGCACCGGTTGCGGCTGTGCTGACAGGACGTGATTCCTGAGGCAGACCTCCGCTGCCTGAAGCCTACATTCCTACGGACGATTGAGCGGCAATGCTTGACCCCCGGCGACTCTTTGGGCAAGAAGGAGAATCAGTAGCGGAACGGTACTTGCGTCGGAAAGGCTATCGGGTCCTTGAACGCAATGCACGTTCCTCGGTGGGGGAACTGGATTTGGTCGTGGAGGATGGCGCGGTGCTGGTGTTTGTCGAAGTCAAATCGCGCCACAGCGATGCCTACGGTGGCGCCGTCCATGCTGTGCATCAACGCAAGCAGGACAAACTGATCCGATTGGCCGCCCAATATCTGGCCCGCCATCACATCACCAATCGGCTGTGCCGGTTCGATGTCGTATTGGTGCAGGGGACGG from Nitrospiraceae bacterium includes these protein-coding regions:
- a CDS encoding YraN family protein: MLDPRRLFGQEGESVAERYLRRKGYRVLERNARSSVGELDLVVEDGAVLVFVEVKSRHSDAYGGAVHAVHQRKQDKLIRLAAQYLARHHITNRLCRFDVVLVQGTEASEAQIHHIQNAFEVSGDDLRW
- the rimM gene encoding ribosome maturation factor RimM (Essential for efficient processing of 16S rRNA), which translates into the protein MSADRVTIGRIERPFGVKGEVKVRSLSDVPGRFDHLEKVSVVVSDGRAIEATVTHVRSAGPGFIMGLEGVTSPEEAGAFRGGLIQVPRMTHSGSPEHTCYECDLIGMTVESDMGDEVGTIEAIWDVPGNHVLVVRKGSQEVLIPAAKDLITKVDVAGRRMTVRAIDGLIEYHDAV
- the trmD gene encoding tRNA (guanosine(37)-N1)-methyltransferase TrmD, producing the protein MRCDVLTLFPDMIAPVLDQSMLKRAQEKGLLEVRIRNLRDYTLDRHKVADDVPYGGGAGMVMKAEPILRAVETITAEYQHAGEHTRLLFPSPQGRPFTQDYAKELAAESQRLIILCGHYEGVDERVRLALQPEEMSVGDYVLTGGELPALILIDAAARLVPGVLGDPESIVEESFSDSTLEYPHYTRPAEVRGMTVPEVLLSGHHEAIRLWRRKEALRNTYRRRPDLLRDRVLNAEDRRLLDELIREGVGSAPVRCGEGGSHHESA
- the rplS gene encoding 50S ribosomal protein L19, which translates into the protein MNRLERIQRSLTKKSLPRFEIGDTVRVHVKVIEGEKERIQVYEGVVIARKGTLNTEMFTVRKVSYGVGVERIFPVHSPIVTRIEVVRQGKVRRAKLYYLRGKKGKFAKVEDREFVGESKRQPGAAQTERVSEETAEPAGAAKS
- a CDS encoding ribonuclease HII encodes the protein MTPQGDLVEPTDDFEVEARRCGYRRVAGLDEAGRGPLAGPVVAAAVILPARCRLTGINDSKQLSESEREGLYDVIVRRAIGVGIGIATEREIDSLNILEATRTAMRRAIDALAVAPDCLLTDAMDLPGLGIPLRAIIKGDALSRSIAAASIVAKVTRDRLMADYHRTYPQYNFLSHKGYGTEEHLQRLAEYGPCSLHRRTFAPVAAVLTGRDS